Sequence from the Dysidea avara chromosome 5, odDysAvar1.4, whole genome shotgun sequence genome:
GCTGTGAAATATGGCTGAGATCAAAGTCACATATTCTGACTGGTGTAACCTAGGACATCATTTGAAACAATACAATGGCACCATGACAACTAGATTGGTTACTCACTTCATCTACTTTTTCACACAAAATATTTGCAGGTTTAAGATCACGGTGTGCAATATCTGGAAATTAACCATCACCATAAGTTAATTGTGacattttgtgtactttttccaTGTAGATAGAACAAAGCTAATGCCAGTTCTTTTACAACTGCACAGGCTTCCTGTTCAGTGAAACTCTTCTGCTTTTTTATTCTTTGAAATAATGGTCCTGGGGGTATACACATGAAGCATAGTTGTATTAGTACACACACAGTAACTGTTCTACCTACTATATATAATAAAAACTATGTATGTGTACGTGAATACACTGCTCACTACAttctacacacaaacatactcacacacatgcacacgcacaaaAAGCAAAAGTAAAGCCTTCAGCTACTGTACTATGTAGCATGGTCACATCAACCCAGTCAACCAGCACTGATACTTGTGCATTATTCAGGTGCCATGAGTCAGCAcaggtaaatcctcctggggtaggCAAATATTTCACAGCTGTAATAATGTGCCAACAACATTTGTGACCCAAAAGCAATCTTATAGCAATTCAATtcctgcactaagtatgtttcacaggtgaaggtgtgggcacctgaagtcccacctggatgTTCACCTGTTaagtgagacatggacagttggtatTTGCTTTCCTAGTTGATGTTACCCATTAGCATTACAACTAGGTGGATTGCTTTCCCAGTTggcatgtactgtatgatgtgtatgctgcatacgtgtgtgtgtgtgtgcgtgcgtgcgtgcgtgtgtgtgtgtgtgtgtgtgtgtgtgtgtgtgtgtgtgtgtgtgtgtgtgtgtgtgtgtgtgcatgtgtgtgtgtgcgcgcatgtGTGTATGAGCCAAGTGATCAGAGCACCAGCATGGTAATCAAAAGATTTCAGGTAAATTGCTCAGTTATGTCCATTTGCTGCTATTGagtttccttgagcaaggaaCTTTACTTACATACAGGTACatactccagtctacccagctgttaaatggaAATCTGGTGACTGGCCCATACAGTACAGCATTGAACATGtattacatatacacatacgtaCTTACCTCCTTCCATTTTGTTGAAAACCAGATAAAAATTGTTCTGTTCTTCAAAATATTCAATAAGGTATAAAATATTCCTATGAACAATAAAACTACATAACATACGTACACCTCCGGTACACTACACAGTGTAGAACTATTTAATTATGTAAGTAGATTATCATTATCTGTAGGAAACCTGTTATAAACATTCGTAATATCATGAAGGTATAGTGAAACTGTACTTCACTGTcattaacaagaccacctcattgtagtgacaATGACGAGAAGGCTTCATGAATACACACTGAAGCCACATCTTTGGTCCCAAGGGTGGCCTTACAAAAGAGCTAGGCATTATTGTACATTAAATGACAATAGAAAATACAATATATACACttcattactctaatagagcaatcgttGTGACAAACTGCTGTTGACTTAGCTAGGATAACTTgattccactgtacatgtgtgctacCATCAGAAGTACTATGCAATTGAGAAGATCCCTTTACTCAAGTACCACATACAGTATTTATTTGTCCTCAAGGCAGAGATACTGTATTTATTATATCAGTCAGTTAAATAAAGTACTCAGTACATGAGATACATGTAGTTTACTACACTCATTGCTTGCATGTGCACAAGTGATGTAGATTGCACTATACGAGTACACACACCATAGacatacatatacaacacactacactacactacacacacatatacccCACACACCTacgcacacatacaaacatacacacaaatacacacacaattaCACCACACAaggacacacatgcacacacactacactacactacactacactaccatacacaacACATATACCTGTGAGCTCTCCCAACATACAGTATCTCTATCTCTCTTAGGACTCTCTTACGAATCTCATTATCATCACTTTGAGCAATAATCTGACAAATGTTCTTATAATTAGATATTTTGAGACAATTTTTGTACCTTCACAGCATATTGTACTGATGTGTTTCTATGGCGACACACCATGACTGACGAACGTGCCCCTCGTCCAAGTAACTGATCAGTTAATTCATATGCATCTATTGAAAGCATTTGATTGGTTGAATACCATAACCATTTATTGTACCTTCAAACTTCCGTACAAGAAATGGACGTCTCTTCCTACCCTTAGATTGGGTGTTTTTACTCTTACCAGGTGGAATTTGTAAAGTCGCTAGAAATCACATGCTACATCATGACCACTAcaaacagacacacacatactaaCCAGATTGTTTTTGACCTCCAGTAACTTGACCTTGCTCAGGTTTTAGTTgcaactacatgtacagtaatacacAATAGATGTAGTAGAGaacaacacattacaatacaaaagcTAGTATTACAAGAATTTTTGTaaagacacacatacatatgtacagtaactGCTTGTTCCATGACAATAGCCACATAGCCTTGCATTCATGGTGTTATTGGTGGATTCTGATTTGGCAGATAACATTTAATTTTACTAATCATCCAGCTTGTGTAATAGTGTACCAAGTGGATGAAAATGCTTAGCAAATTTGCTTAAATTTGCTAAGCATTTTTGCCTAAATTTACTTAAATTTGTGGACTCATGCATCAAACATAATAACACTGACTTAGCAGTTCCACACTGATACCATAGTGTATATTATGTAACAAACTGCTGAGCTATTATGATAGAAACTGAAAATACATAAACCTATTACAGTATCTAAGCCAAGAAAGTGTTTTCAATGAGCACGATCAAAAGAATGATTTCAGGATGCTGTCCACCATGGATATCATGTTGCCAATGTTATAATTATTCAGAGTTCATAACTTTCAACATACAAGTACAATTGGTATGAAAATCTGTAGTACATTACATGTATGGCATGTCACTGCTTTATAAACATTCGTAAACTTAGGGAAGAATAATACCCATATTTCTCACTATGTATATTGTACAGTATGAATGCATACCTATAACCATGAATATGCTTTAGAGCTGAACTATGTTATAGCTAACCATGAATGACACCTTCAAGATCACAAGTACCTCTTAGcaccaccctctttacaaaaTAACAAACTTATGTGGCTATCACATATAGTAAAACACTATAATTTCAGAGGTGCCTTTGGGTCCTAAATAGATAATTGTCATATTTAAATCCTGCAGTGTGTTTGATACACACTGCTATGTTGCTTTAATCTTGTAGGCAAATACATGTTCCAAATAAAGGCAGAaagtgtagctatgtatagcATGTATATCAGAGGAGAACAGACATGTTTTACGCTCTACTTAAACATAAATTTAACATATTACTGTCAGTTGAACACCTTACAAGTGAGCTTCAACCTAGAGTAATAGAAAAACTAATGCAGTACAGTTTTTGTAATGATTTTAAGAAATGTTTTGATTTTAAGGTGATATATCGAATATAATTTTATGTTCATTTGGTCTCCGTGCTTGATTAGGGATATTGTGTTTCTAGAGAATGTTCAGCGTCGTGCCACCATACTGGTACATGTATTCCATATCAGAATCGGCTGAAACTTCTTGGGGGTATACTGTCATAGACAAAGAGGCCAAACAATAGGTAGGTGTTCATTAAGCACTACTGCTAGGCCAAATGCCATTTGATTATATGTGACAAATCGATGTTCACAAATTACGGGATACCAGGTTAGCAAGGTTGCACTGGACATGACCAGATATCAGCTCTAGACATTAACACTGATATGGTCAGATTCCTCCCAGTATTATTGAGATTACAAGTGCTGGACTTATAATTTCCCATCACTAAGCAACAGGGCGGAAAGGGTCTATCATGCGTGTCCTTCTGAATACACTACTATACTCACCCTAAAATTCTTTTGAAAGTCTTTCAAGTCAGTCCTGGCACCTATAATATAAATGTCATCAACACTACAAATCGTCACTACATGTCTTACGGTCCTGCTGTCCATCAGTGGATGGTTTCCCGGACGTGTGTAAATCACGAGTTTTTCCATACTATTAAAATACAACACATACAACTACGCATTGAGTACTACTTATAATGGACGGACTAAATATAGCACGACACGTGACCAAAACGACTTAGGTCTAACTCTACATAAATCACAACCGTGTGGACATACATTACCTTATGCACTTTAAAGGGAAGTTTCGGTTCATCGTGTGCTGACATTTCTCGAGTTTGTATTCTAAAATTTTGGCGCGCTCGGTACCTGGCACGTGCGCGGATATGGTATAAAAGGCGTGATAAATTCCGAGACATGATAATTTGCTGGGAGACGTTTCCTACAGTTGCTTTTAAGCAAGGAGAAGGACACAGGACTGGTGGTTTAACGGATAGCCCACTGCTGCATTCGAAGCAGCTTTGGGGGCAATGTCGTTTAAACGTAATTACGAAGAAACGACCGTACAGCCCTCGCCATGTTTCGACAACCGATCGGAGGAATTTCAGCTCAACTTGTCCAAGGTGAAATGCGAAGCATTGGGTAGCTTGTTGCTTGTTGCTTGTTGCAATTAATCATATTTGTTGTTAAATGTTATCAAAGCGTTTTCCATAACACAAATTTTTGCAAAGGCGCAGTGAGGGTACAAGGTGGTCACTAGATGGAGTGATGGATtgtataatgcacctatcattgTCATAACCCGGGTAGGGTGGGGGGATACAGGAGATTTGACAAAttctagtgtcaaattccctATTATTGGAgctaagaagcttgtcaaaCCCCACTATGTCCCAAACTCAAAAGAAGGGTTTCCATGGGATTTGATTTATTTATCTATTAAATGTtttttggttcagcaaactgCTGCTGTCGAAAGCCCCAGGATGTAAATGTTAAATCCCCAATAGGTGTATGGGGATCTCCAGGGGTGGGGCTTGGCATTGATT
This genomic interval carries:
- the LOC136255557 gene encoding MAP kinase-interacting serine/threonine-protein kinase 1-like, with amino-acid sequence MSAHDEPKLPFKVHKYGKTRDLHTSGKPSTDGQQDRARTDLKDFQKNFRLQLKPEQGQVTGGQKQSATLQIPPGKSKNTQSKGRKRRPFLVRKFEDAYELTDQLLGRGARSSVMVCRHRNTSVQYAVKIIAQSDDNEIRKRVLREIEILYVGRAHRNILYLIEYFEEQNNFYLVFNKMEGGPLFQRIKKQKSFTEQEACAVVKELALALFYLHGKNIAHRDLKPANILCEKVDEVTPVRICDFDLSHISQQRTPTTPILMTPVGSAEYMAPEVVQAYTGDSFTYDKKCDLWSLGVVLYMMLSGDVPFKGRCGRKCGWEQGKHCDQCQDLLLDNIQAGSYDFTGKEWGEISEPAKDLVAHLLARNPDERYSAAKVLEHEWITKEAPPTPLTTPTVLKRNSSFPQGLSQYAAMANSLTRQLSISHSRQPSQDITKHHQLHEDDGNSYMSLSPPSSSELVLRRRGNTPERQS